A stretch of the Cheilinus undulatus linkage group 11, ASM1832078v1, whole genome shotgun sequence genome encodes the following:
- the si:dkey-70p6.1 gene encoding basic salivary proline-rich protein 4 isoform X2, with protein MDMGILRQSKLRSISKSDTEMNKMNCNGKSRQLPQIPSGTGEDGEHTYSEVGRRSSTSRTDDALYAMVGRAGQTDTPAPPAVPANTPAPPDPDGDVEGGLPEPEAQVMTPPHPPETAEYACVRKLRKADKAPQKRDSGTDMGEPPAPPPRHAPPSHPAPPPPHPHSTKLPRRNMEAFNVPSFPKEVMFMGNGEQYIWKPPEDDEMLMHQNKALGPLGAHTMENIQPSAAVVAEMYSKVCKPGKKKRAMPGSPPSNPGFRTLGRGDRDRDRDGGFSVVVKPQTWALQEGKAMGGPLDDHCYESIGTEECDLAYENMEGGGAWKRERPPNTCATLRPRRKKAQQPLQQQQPPPPPPTQQTPKLQHLPAKALLLPGENLYESIGDLKQGSATSSTTTIFTFNDGMEMYVTGL; from the exons GCAGGCAGCTTCCCCAGATCCCATCTGGGACTGGAGAGGACGGAGAGCACACTTACTCTGAGGTGGGCCGACGCTCCTCCACCTCACGTACTGACGATGCCCTCTACGCCATGGTAGGCAGGGCAGGACAGACGGACACTCCGGCGCCTCCCGCAGTCCCCGCCAACACCCCGGCGCCCCCAGATCCCGATGGTGATGTGGAGGGAGGGTTGCCCGAACCGGAGGCCCAGGTCATgactcctcctcatcctccggAGACAGCCGAGTACGCCTGCGTCAGGAAGCTGAGGAAGGCTGACAAGGCGCCGCAAAAGAGGGACAGTGGGACGGATATGGGGGAGCCGCCGGCACCTCCGCCGAGACACGCCCCGCCATCACATCCTGCACCTCCTCCGCCTCACCCCCACAGCACGAAGCTGCCCCGAAGAAACATGGAGGCCTTCAACGTCCCATCATTCCCAAAG GAGGTGATGTTTATGGGGAACGGGGAGCAGTACATCTGGAAGCCTCCGGAGGATGACGAGATGCTCATGCACCAAAATAAAGCCCTGGGACCTCTGGGTGCTCACACGATGGAGAATATACAACCATCTGCTGCAGTG GTGGCTGAGATGTACTCCAAAGTGTGCAAAcctggaaagaaaaagagagctATGCCGGGGTCTCCTCCCTCTAATCCTGGCTTCCGGACCTTGGGTCGAGGTGACCGGGACCGAGACCGGGATGGGGGGTTTAGTGTAGTGGTCAAACCGCAGACGTGGGCCCTTCAGGAGGGCAAAGCAATGGGAGGGCCCCTGGATGACCACTGCTATGAGTCCATTGGGACGGAGGAGTGCGACCTGGCCTATGAGAACATGGAGGGTGGCGGCGCCTGGAAGCGAGAGAGGCCCCCTAACACATGTGCCACCCTTCGGCCCAGGAGGAAGAAAGCCCAGCAgcctttgcagcagcagcagcccccTCCGCCGCCGCCCACGCAGCAGACCCCCAAGTTACAGCACCTGCCTGCCAAAGCCCTGCTGCTGCCCGGGGAGAACCTGTATGAGAGCATCGGCGACCTGAAGCAGGGCTCTGCCACCTCCAGCACCACCACCATCTTTACTTTCAACGACGGCATGGAGATGTACGTAACAGGGCTCTGA